The sequence CATTTTGCATTTGATTTATTTATCACATCAATTACCATCGCATACAAACCCTCCGGTGCACGATTTAAACCGGTGCCGAAAATTGCATCAATGATTATTTCATAATCAGAAATAAATTCTATAGCATTTTCTTCCAGCGTAATTAATGGAATATTATATTTTTTTAATTGCTGCAGATTTAATGAATAATCCGGTGAAAATTTTCCTCTTGAAAATGTTGCCACTGAAACTTTAAATCCTTTTTGAAATAACATGCGTGCAATACATAATCCATCGCCTCCATTATTTCCTGTACCGCAAACAATTAATATGGTTTTTTTCTTATCTAAATAATTAATTACCCAATTTGAAAAAATTGCAGAAGCACGTTCCATTAATTGATCAGAAACTATTTTTTCTGCAATCAAGGTGGCTTTATCTGCTTCTTGCATTTGATGTGAAGTCAATACTTTCATAACACTCGTTTAATGATGCGTAATTTATGAGAATATTTTTTAATCGCAGAATTATAAATTCCATAATGATCAATTGGATCAATCCGTACTTTTCCGGAGGCATGAATAATTTTTTGATCCTTTAATAAAATACCTACATGCACAATTTTATCATTCCCATTATCGAAGAAACATAAGTCGCCGGGTTGTGCTTCAAGAATAAAATTTACAACTGATCCGGCCTCTGCTTGTTGATATGCATCCCGAGGTAATTGTACGCCACAAATTTTAAAAACCACTTGCACCAATCCGGAGCAATCCACCCCAAATGGACTGCGACCACCCCATAAATAAGGTGCATTTAAAAATTTTTTTGAAAATTTATTTATAAAATCTCGCTGCCTGTATTCACCATTATCTGGCAACGTGTCGCCGGTGTAAACCAATCTGTCTTTTCCTATTGTAAAATTGATACCATCAAATTCATGCAATTCTGAACCGATGAGTATAGGAAAAGTAATATCATGATTTGTGACCGTTTGCATCAATTCAGCAGCATACCAACGTTGAGTGGTTTGGATTAAATTCAACCATTGATTTGTGATAGCTAAATGTTGATTTATTGATATGAATCCTGTGTAATTATCAAAATGCATTTGAATTTTCAACCAGTCCTTTTCATACTCTGTGACGCTATAAGTTTCTCCGAAAAGTAATTGAGAAACCATTTCAGAATCATGCGTAGGTTTTTGCATTACAGGTATAATACTAATTGATGCTATTCCATGATCCATAATTATTCTTTATTTTAATTTTAATTTATCTGCAATAACAAAAATATCTCATTTGAATTTGAGCAGTTATACATTATTCACATTGATTGATGTATTAATTTTAATTAAATTTACCTCATCTCCATTGGTAACGTCACGTGAACAGAGTCGCACCAACACAAAATGAAATTAAATAAATACGCAGCTAATTTTAGCGGAATGCTCAACAAAAGTATTCTGTTTCTTCTGTTGATATTTTGTGTTTTCAGTGCAATGATTTCCAAATCGCAAGTAGTAGCAAATTTTACTTCGGACGACACAACAGGATGTGGATTGCTTGAACTTGAAATGATAAATTTATCTACCGGAGCATCTTCTTATTATTGGCAGGTATTTGATGAATCCGGAATAGAAGTAGCGAGTTCAACGCTTTCAAATCCTTCGTTTTTTCTAACAGTTACCGGATCATATACAGTTGAGCTAACTGCAACCGGAGTTTCAGGAAGTGATTTTTTATCTATTCCCGGTTTTGCAACAGTCTATACGAATCCGAATGCAGAATTTATATCATCAGGAACAGAAGGATGTTTGCCTTTAACATTAACTTTTACAAATACTTCTACACCCGGAACCTATGGATCACTATCAGATTTTTATTGGATAATTACTGGCGCAGGAGCATTACCTGATACCGATGAATTGACCTATACTTTTAATTCGCCGGGATTATATACTGTTTATATTTTTGTGGAAGATGGTGCCGGATGTTCTGATTATTTTACAACGGATATTCAAGTGTTTGATGCTCCTTCAGTAGATTTTATTGCAGATAGTACTGTGTCTTGTTCATTACCACTCACCACACATTTTACAAATTTATCATCCGGTTCAGGAGATTTAATTTATGCATGGAATTTTGGCGATGGTGCAACAAGCTCTGCAACAAATCCAACACATACTTTTTCCGAGATTGGAAATTTTGATGTGAGTTTAACTGTAACGGATGCAATTGGTTGTTCCAACACTTTTACCGCAGAAGATTTTATAATAATTAATACCACTTTGAATGTGGATTTTTCTTCTTCATTAACTACAGTGTGTGCAGGTAATTCTATAGAGTTTACAAATTTAAGTGATGCTGTTGTTGGTACATGGTTATGGGATTTTGGTGATGGCTCTACTTCATCTGCATTTGAACCCACACATACTTATACCTCTGCGGGAATTTATACTGTAAGTTTAAGTGGAGATTTTGGAGGTGGTTGTACAGGATTTATTAGTTATCCTTCATTAATGAATGTGATTGCATCGCCTACAGTTTCGTTTACATCTACTGATCCGAATTCCTATTGTTCTGTTCCCTTAACTGTATCATTTACTCCTTCAGTTGCTGGTGGTCCTGTAACGTTCTTATGGGAGTTTGAAACACCTGATGGTATTTCTACTTCCACGGCAATTATGCCTAACTTTTTATGGTCAGTTCCGGGCTCGTATGATGTTGCTTTAACGGTGACAAATATATTGGGATGCTCCGCAGAAATTTCGATACCGGATTATGTTACTATTGGTACTTTAGAAGTGGTGCCGATTGCAACACCCGAGTCCGGTTGTATTCCATTATCGGTTTCATTTGAAGCCATAGCTGGTGATGAGCTAACAGAATTTTATTGGGATTTTGGTGATGGAACTACTTCAACGTCAGTGCATCCAACACATGTTTATAATACAGTAGATTGTTTTGATATGATGTTAATTGCTTCTACTGCGGATGGTTGTATTGATACCACTTTTGTAAATGATTTTATTTGTGCAGGTGAATCAGGTACCGCATTGTTAGGAGTACCGGATACATCTTGTCCTTCAGTTAAATTGGAAGTATTTTATTTGCCATTAGATTCTATTGAATTAATAATTGATGGCGGCTTAGATTATTTTATTACAACAACTGTTGATTCAAATACAACCGTTTCTATGGAACCTGGATTTCATGAGGTATTATTTTATACTTGGATTAATGGTTGCCCGGATACTGTTTCTTCTTCTATTTTTATTTTAGATATTGATGATAGTTTATTGGTGTATGATATAAATTGTCTTGATCCGTATAAAGTGAAATTTTATATTGATTCATCACTTGCAGCACTTTCCTGTGGATGGACTTGGGACTTTGGGGATGGTACTGTGGATTCTGTAAATATGAACCCCATCCATACTTATGCGGAAACAGGTTCTTATCATGTGTCAATTGTATATGATTGTATTACAGAGGAAGAATGTTCGGGCATTGGATTTAATGTTTTAATCACAGATCCTGTTGCTGCTTTCGAAGTGGATGGAGGAGCATGCGACACTCCTTATACCGCCATATTTACAAATACATCTACGGATGGAGTAGATAATAATCTCACTTACTATTGGAATTTTGATGATGGCACTTTTTCTACTGACACTAATACAGAACATACCTATTCAGACTTCGGAATTTATTTAGTAACCTTATTAATTACAGATGTAAATGGTTGTACTGATTATTTTGTAGATACGGTGTCAATAAATCAGGTGAATGCATTTTATACTCTTGATGATGATTATGGATGCACACCTTTTACAATGCATCTTACAGATAGTTCTTCTTCTTTAGTTGGGGATATTACTTCTTGGGAAATTTATTGGGCGGATGGTACTTCTGATACTTATACTACAGCAGAAGAAATGATAGATGTTACGCATACCTATACTGAATCAGGAGTATATCCAATTACACTTATTGTTTATGATGCGAATGGATGCAGTGATTCTTATGTAGACACTATTAGATCTAAACTCCCTTTTGTTGACTTTATAGCTGATGATACAATACCTTGTGTTGGTCAATTAGTAACATTTACAGAGTTGGCAACCGGGACCGGTATTTCCTTTTTATGGGATTTTGGTGATGGTACTACTTCTACTCTTGCAAATCCAGCACATGCATATTCCACTCTTGGTTCTTTTACAGTTTCACTTACTGTTACCGATTATTATGGATGTGTTGTTGTTGTAGAAAAGCCTGCATTTATTATTGCGGAAACAATCAATGCAGATTTTGATTTTGATATTGTAATTGCCAATTGTAATTATTCTTTAGTTCAATTTAATTCTATAATTGAAGATTCTATTTGTTCCTTTTACTGGAATTTTGGCGATGGCGGAACATCCACTGATCCCAATCCACTTTATCCTTATTTAACTGCAGGAAGTTTTGATGTTTCACTTACTGTTATCGATTGCAATGATTGCGAAACAACTATTTATAAATCAGGTTATATTGATGTGCCAGGTCCTTTTGGTTATATTGTTCCATCAAAAGATTCAGTTTGCGTTGGAGAAGAATTGATTTTATATGTTTCCATTTATTCAAGTGATTCGCTAGGATTATTTTTTGACAATGGTGATTTCTATTCTCAGGATATTGTATTCAGCAATGAGGTTACAACATTAGAAATTCCATACACTTATAATGAAGCGGGATATTATGGCCCCACTGCATTAGTGGTGGATACAAGTGGTTGTTTAAATATTTTATACATCACCGATAGTATTTTAGTTAGTCCGATGCCGCAAGCACTTTATTCAGTTTCTGATGTGGGAGTTTGTCAGGGTACAGAAATTATTTTTTCTGATAGTTCTTATAGCGACGAACCAATTATTAGTTGGTTATGGAATACAGGGGATTCAAGTTTTATTGAAAATGAATCTATAGATTTTGAATATACTTATGTAGATACAGGTATTTATATTTCTTCATTAGAAGTGCAAACTGCTTTTGGTTGTACTAACACTTTTGATATACCTGTAACAGTAATTCCATATCCAATTTTTAATCTGAGTGAGGATACTATTATTTGTCCTGGAATGGATGTGCAATTAAGTGCAACCGGCGGATACACTTATTTTTGGAGTCCACCGGAAGGCCTATCATCATCAGTGGTTCCCGATCCAATTGCACATCCTTTGGTATCTACTTTATATACTGTGATAGTTACAAATGGAGATTGTTCTTTAATTGATTCTGTACAAGTAAATGTAGTAGAAGAATTAATATTGGATGCCGGTCCGGATACAATTTTATGTAAGCCCGGTGAGATAAATTTATATGCATTACTTACCAATGATATTCCTCAGTCGGAAATATTATTTTATTGGCAACCGGATAGTTTTTTGAATGACATTTTTATTCCGGATCCTATTTCAAATACTACAGAAACTATTCAATATACAGCCTATGCAAGTTGTGGATTTTTAGATGATTCAGCAATAGTAACTGTAGTAGTTACCGGGCCGCCTGATATTGATATTCCTGTGGATACTATTTCAACAATTGCCGGCCAACCGGTGAATGTTATTGCTGAAGTTATCTCAGGTAATGATCCCTTAACGCATGAATGGAATCCTTCTCAATTTGTGGATTGTCCTACTTGTTTAAATGTAAATATTACCGTAGATAATTCTATGGTTTTGGGAATCTTGACAACAGATTCATTAGGCTGTACCGATTATGATTATATATATCTGCGAGTGATACCTTGTGATGAATCTGTATTTAAAATTCCAAATATTATAAGTCCGAATAGCGATGGTTTTAATGATGAATTTTATATTGATTATACAGATGTTGCAGGATTAAAAAGTATCACCATTTTCGACAGATGGGGCGAACGCATGTTTCATACTACAGATGTGGAAAGACGTTGGGATGGAACTTATCGTGGTAAAATTTGTAACCCCGGTGTATATGTGTATACTATCGAATTTATTTGCGCAGATGGTGTCGAATCTGTTATCTCCGGAAATATTACTCTCGTAAAATAAAAGCCTGTCACAGCCTATAGCACAAATGCGATTCTATTCAAATTAAAATAGGCAGAATAATTATCACAATATTTTTGATACAACGTGTAATAAAATCTGCTTTATTTATTTACGCTATTGATATCTATTGTTATTTACGCAAGCATATCTAAAGTTTAGATGGTAACAAATATGTCTTTGGTGATTTGACCTGCTTCACCCTTCATGGATACTTTTAATTCCATTATAGCCACCTAACTAATTTGTGTATGAAAAACGTGATTACTCTTTATCACGTGAACCTAAAAGAAAGTATTTATCAACCGTTATTAAGTGTTGCATTTTGTGTTTGCGGCTTGCTTGTAAATACTTATGCCTTTTCGCAACTATCGGTTTCTAATTCTACATCAAATATCCCTGATATTTCGAATACGGAAATTGAAAGTTTATTACACTATTACGATCATCAAATATTCTTTACAGAAAATAAAGGTCAATGGGATTCCAATGAATTATATCGTGCTGAATTTCCATTAGGTCAAGCATTGGCAACTAAAGAAGGAATGTTGCTGGCAACCTTTAATGCGGAAGATATACAGGCATCATATGCATGGGGTTTGAAAGAAGAAGAGGCAAGAAAGAACTTACAAGAATTTAATGAAACTCCGGTAAAAATTCATGGACATGGATGGAGGATGGAATTTGTAAATGCTTCACCACAAATGTCTGTTCAGGCAAAGCAAGTACATAAAGAAGTGTTCAATTATTTTATGGGAGATAATGCCGGACAAACCAATGTAAAAAGCTATCAGGAAATATGGTATAACAATGTGTATGAACATGTAGATGTCAGATATTATCCATCAGCAGAAGGTTCGTTAGAGTATGATATCATTTGTAAGCCTGGGTTCGATAAAAATACATTAGCTATTCGCATGGCCGGAATTACAAAAATCAAAAAACAGGAAAATGGGTCACTAATATTCAGAACAAGTGTTGGCGATATGGAAATACCTGCACCTATTGTATATCAAATTGTGGAGGGGAAAAAAATAATGATTGATGCCAGATATAGAATTACTGACGACAACATTATTTCATTTGATATTGGAAGTTTTGATAAAAATGCAACATTGATTATTGATCCGATTGCAATGCGTTGGGCTACTTGGGTAAATTCAAATTCAACCGGACAGAATCATGGTCATTGTATTTGGGTTGATCAATCCGATGGTGCAATTTATATTGTTGCTCGTGTGGATGGTTCTACAAATTTTATTACTGTTGGTGCATTTGATGTTACATCCAATGGTCATGTGGATTTAGTAATCGGAAAATATTTGGAACCGGATGCGGTTGGCGGTGTGGGGTCTCGTGTTTGGCAAACTTATGTGGGTGGTAATTTGGATGATAATCCTTATGCAATGGAACAAGGACCTGATGGCGAATTATATATTGCCGGTTATACAGGCAGTTCGAATTATCCTTTATCGGGTGGTCTCGCTTTCAGTGGAAGTGGAATTGATAACCGGGCTCAAGCAACGGATAATATTTTTATTACAAAAATTAATACTTCTGGTAATTCAATTAAAAGTGCAGTAATTGGTGGTAACGGTAGCGACGGTGCTTTTGATTTGCGTACTACAGCGGATGGAAATATTGTTGTTTGCGGTAATACAAGAAGTACAAACCTAAATACTTTGTTTCCGGGTGTGGGTGCAACGAATATAAATTATGGAGGTATTGATGCAATTATTTTTAAAATTAATACTGATCTTGATGTAGTTGATTGGATAAATAATTATGGTGGTAGCGGTCTTGATCAGGCAACGATTATGTTGGTGAATCAGGATAACGCAGACATTTTTGTTGCGGGCTATACTAACTCTTCGGCATTTCCGACATTAATTGCCAGACAATCATCTAAAGTGGGTGGAACAGATGGTTATATTCAAAAATTTAATAGTGATGGCACAATGATCTGGTCATCATATTTTAATTCTGCGCTTTCAAAAATCACCAAGATACTTTGCATGGAATTTAATGGTGATGGAAGTGAATTAATTTTTGGTGGTATTACAAATGGTTTGCATGCAAGTAATATTTCTGCATCGGGCGTGTATGATAACTCTTATAATGGCGGGACCAATGATTTGTTTATTGTGAATATGGATACGAGTCAAACTTTTAATTACGCAACTTATATTGGTGGAAGTGGAAACGAAGTGAATATGATGGGTATGAATGTGGATGATAATAATGATGTATTTGTATTTGGATATACAGATAGTAATAGCCCAAGTTTAACCGCAACATTTGGCGCATTGCAAACCACAAACTTTGGAATAAATGATAAAATATTTTTAAAACTCTCTGCTGATCTCAGTGCATTAATTTATCTTACTTATTATGGTGGCAGCGGCAATGATTATGATCCTATTGGTCAGCGTGGAATTAAAACAAGTAATTGCAGAATTTATACAATTATCACTGCGCAATCAAAAGATATTCCTCTAACAGAAGGAGCGTTGAATACAAATAAAATTAGTAGCACTTCTATTTATGAACCGGGATTAGTTGTGTGGGCAAATCCGCCTGATTTAATTAATAATGAAATTTTCAGTGATCAAATATTATGTCCCGGACAAACACCCGAAGAATTTACAGGCTCTGAACCTGATTATGTATTGCCAGTAATTATTCGTGATGGAACAACATCTGTGTATCCAGATATTGGAACTGCTGAAGTATATCAATGGCAATATAGTTTGGATAGTATAACATGGATAGATGTGCCCGGCGGTATTTATCAAAATCTGGATCCGATTTTAATTGGTCCGATAGATACGTTTACTTATTTCAGAAGAATAATTGGTGGAGATGCCTGCATTAGTATTGATGCAGATCATGTTACTATTACAGTGAGTGTTTTAAATGTGGATGGCACTATAACAGATCCACTTTGTTATGACGCTGCAGAAGGTTCAATCACTTTAATACCTGCCGGTTCTTCAAGTTATAGTTATGTATGGAGTACAGGTGATGATGCAATTTCAATTGATGGTTTAATTGCAGGAGATTATTTTGCGGTGGTAACAGATGCATTGGGATGTTCAGATACATTCTTTGCAACAATTACTGATCCTGCACAAATACTTATCAGTGAAACGCATGAAAATGTAAACATATCTTGTGGTGTAAATGGCTCAATTGATCTTACTGTAACCGGCGGATCTCCTGCTTATACTTTTTTATGGGAAGATGGCAGTACGGATGAAGACAGAGAAGAATTAAGTGAAGGAATTTATTCGGTAATTGTTACTGATGTTTTTGATTGTACGGATACACTTGAAATAGAAATTGGTTTTGATACAACACTTGCTTGTTTAATAGATGGCGATTTACAATTTTGTAATGGTGGATTTACAACACTTACAGCTCCTGATGGATTTGATTATTTATGGAGTACAGGAGAAATTTCTCAAACAATAGAAGTGTATGCAGCCGGGTTTTATTCTTTAACTATTACTAACAATCTTGGTTGTACTGCTTTCTGCGATGTATATGTTGTTGAATTATCTGCTACATCAATTGATCAGGATGGGTTCATATGCGAAGGTGAAATTTATATACTGCCTGATGGTTCTACCACATCTATAACCGGTGATTATTCAACTACATTAGTTGCAGCAAATGGATGTGATTCAATAATTATTACACACTTATTTATAAATCCAACTTATGTTATAACCAACAATATAGAGATATGCGAATATGAGTCGTACACAATGCCCGATGGATCAATAGAAAATTCTACAGGTACTTATATTTTTAATTACACAACAATGTTTGGTTGTGATTCAAATATTACAATAAACCTGAATGTAGATTTATCATTAAGCGATACAGTAGAAGTAAATATTTGTGAAGGCGATATCTATACATTACCCGATGGTGTAACAGTAAATGCATCCGGCACTTACATTTCAATACCAACTGTAATAGTGGGTTGTGATTCTATAATAGTAACTCTGTTAACAGTAAATACTATTTACGAAGAAAATATATCTGCAGAAATTTGTGAAGGAGATTCCTATACTTTACCCGATGGTTCAAGTGCAACAACAAGCGGAATTTATATTTCAAATTTATTTTCAATCAACGGTTGCGATTCGATTATCACAACTGATTTAATTGTGCATCCAATTTACGATGAAAATATATCAGCAGAAATTTGCGATGGCGAAACATATATTTTACCCGGTGGAAGTTCAGTTTCAACCACTGGAATTTATATTTCCAATTTAATAAGTATAAACGGTTGTGATTCAATTATCACCACTGATTTAATTGTGAATCCGATTTATAATGAAAATATCTCAGCAGAAATCTGTGATGGGGAAGAATATATTTTACCTGATGGTTCAAGTGCAACAACAACTGGAATTTATATTACTAATTTAATAAGTATCAACGGTTGCGATTCGATTATCACCACTGATTTAATTGTGCATTCGATTTATTTAACAACAGTTGATGCAGAAATCTGCGATGGTGAAACTTATATTTTACCTGATGGATCAGCTGTTGCAACAACTGGAATTTATATTTCAAATTTATTTTCAATCAACGGTTGCGACTCCATAATCACCACTGATTTAATTGTGCATCCGATTTATTCAACAACAGTTGATGCAGAAATTTGCGATGGTGCAACTTATATTTTACCGGATGGATCAACGGTTGCAACAACTGGAATTTATATTACCAATTTATTTTCTATCAACGGTTGCGATTCAATAATCACAACAGATTTAATTGTGCATCCTGTTTATAATGAAAATGTAGATGCAGAAATCTGCGATGGTGAAACATATATTTTACCTGATGGATCAACTGTTTCAACAAGCGGAATTTATATTTCAAATTTATTTTCAATCAACGGTTGCGACTCATAATCACCACTGATTTAATTGTGCATCCTATTTACTTGAAAATGTTTCTGCAGAATGCGATGGTGAAACATATTTTACCTATGGATCCTTGCAACAACAAGCGGAATTTATGTTTCTAATTTATTTTCCATCGATGGTTGTGATTCAATTATCACCACTGATTTAATTGTGCATCCGGTTTACGATGAAAATATATCAGCAGAAATTTGCGATGGTGAAACTTATATTTTACCTGATGGATCAACAGCAACATCAACCGGAATTTATGTTTCTAATTTATTTTCCATCGATGGTTGCGATTCAATTATCACTACTGATTTAATTGTGAATCCAATTTATGATGAAAATATCTCAGCAGAAATTTGCGATGGTGAAGAATATATTTTACCTGATGGAACAACGGTTGCAACAACTGGAATTTATATTACCAATTTATTTTCTATCAATGGTTGCGATTCGATTATCACCACTGATTTAATTGTGCATCCGATTTACGATGAAAATATATCAGCAGAAATTTGCGATGGTGAAACATATATTTTACCTGATGGAACATCCGCAACAACAACCGGAATTTATATTACAAATTTAATTTCAATCAACGGTTGCGATTCGATTATCACTACTGATTTAATTGTGCATCCGATTTATTCGACTACTATAGAAGAAGAAATCTGCGATGGTGAAACTTATATTTTACCTGATGGATCAACTGTTTCAACAAGCGGAATTTATATTTCAAATTTATTTTCAATCAACGGTTGCGATTCCATAATCACCACTGATTTAATTGTGAATCCAATTTATTCAACAACAGTTGATGCAGAAATTTGCGATGGTGAAACTTATATTTTACCTGATGGATCAACAGTTACAACAACTGGAATTTATATTTCAAATTTAATAAGTATCAACGGTTGCGATTCAATAATTACTACAGATTTAATTGTAAACCCAATTTATTCAATCACAGTTGATGTAGAGATTTGCGATGGAGAAGAATATATTTTACCTGATGGATCAACTGTTGCAACAACCGGAATTTATATTTCAAATTTATTTTCTATCAACGGTTGTGATTCAATTATCACAACTGATTTAATTGTGCATCCGGTTTACGATGAAAATATATCAGCAGAA is a genomic window of Bacteroidota bacterium containing:
- a CDS encoding C40 family peptidase is translated as MDHGIASISIIPVMQKPTHDSEMVSQLLFGETYSVTEYEKDWLKIQMHFDNYTGFISINQHLAITNQWLNLIQTTQRWYAAELMQTVTNHDITFPILIGSELHEFDGINFTIGKDRLVYTGDTLPDNGEYRQRDFINKFSKKFLNAPYLWGGRSPFGVDCSGLVQVVFKICGVQLPRDAYQQAEAGSVVNFILEAQPGDLCFFDNGNDKIVHVGILLKDQKIIHASGKVRIDPIDHYGIYNSAIKKYSHKLRIIKRVL
- a CDS encoding PKD domain-containing protein; the protein is MLNKSILFLLLIFCVFSAMISKSQVVANFTSDDTTGCGLLELEMINLSTGASSYYWQVFDESGIEVASSTLSNPSFFLTVTGSYTVELTATGVSGSDFLSIPGFATVYTNPNAEFISSGTEGCLPLTLTFTNTSTPGTYGSLSDFYWIITGAGALPDTDELTYTFNSPGLYTVYIFVEDGAGCSDYFTTDIQVFDAPSVDFIADSTVSCSLPLTTHFTNLSSGSGDLIYAWNFGDGATSSATNPTHTFSEIGNFDVSLTVTDAIGCSNTFTAEDFIIINTTLNVDFSSSLTTVCAGNSIEFTNLSDAVVGTWLWDFGDGSTSSAFEPTHTYTSAGIYTVSLSGDFGGGCTGFISYPSLMNVIASPTVSFTSTDPNSYCSVPLTVSFTPSVAGGPVTFLWEFETPDGISTSTAIMPNFLWSVPGSYDVALTVTNILGCSAEISIPDYVTIGTLEVVPIATPESGCIPLSVSFEAIAGDELTEFYWDFGDGTTSTSVHPTHVYNTVDCFDMMLIASTADGCIDTTFVNDFICAGESGTALLGVPDTSCPSVKLEVFYLPLDSIELIIDGGLDYFITTTVDSNTTVSMEPGFHEVLFYTWINGCPDTVSSSIFILDIDDSLLVYDINCLDPYKVKFYIDSSLAALSCGWTWDFGDGTVDSVNMNPIHTYAETGSYHVSIVYDCITEEECSGIGFNVLITDPVAAFEVDGGACDTPYTAIFTNTSTDGVDNNLTYYWNFDDGTFSTDTNTEHTYSDFGIYLVTLLITDVNGCTDYFVDTVSINQVNAFYTLDDDYGCTPFTMHLTDSSSSLVGDITSWEIYWADGTSDTYTTAEEMIDVTHTYTESGVYPITLIVYDANGCSDSYVDTIRSKLPFVDFIADDTIPCVGQLVTFTELATGTGISFLWDFGDGTTSTLANPAHAYSTLGSFTVSLTVTDYYGCVVVVEKPAFIIAETINADFDFDIVIANCNYSLVQFNSIIEDSICSFYWNFGDGGTSTDPNPLYPYLTAGSFDVSLTVIDCNDCETTIYKSGYIDVPGPFGYIVPSKDSVCVGEELILYVSIYSSDSLGLFFDNGDFYSQDIVFSNEVTTLEIPYTYNEAGYYGPTALVVDTSGCLNILYITDSILVSPMPQALYSVSDVGVCQGTEIIFSDSSYSDEPIISWLWNTGDSSFIENESIDFEYTYVDTGIYISSLEVQTAFGCTNTFDIPVTVIPYPIFNLSEDTIICPGMDVQLSATGGYTYFWSPPEGLSSSVVPDPIAHPLVSTLYTVIVTNGDCSLIDSVQVNVVEELILDAGPDTILCKPGEINLYALLTNDIPQSEILFYWQPDSFLNDIFIPDPISNTTETIQYTAYASCGFLDDSAIVTVVVTGPPDIDIPVDTISTIAGQPVNVIAEVISGNDPLTHEWNPSQFVDCPTCLNVNITVDNSMVLGILTTDSLGCTDYDYIYLRVIPCDESVFKIPNIISPNSDGFNDEFYIDYTDVAGLKSITIFDRWGERMFHTTDVERRWDGTYRGKICNPGVYVYTIEFICADGVESVISGNITLVK
- a CDS encoding SprB repeat-containing protein, whose amino-acid sequence is MKNVITLYHVNLKESIYQPLLSVAFCVCGLLVNTYAFSQLSVSNSTSNIPDISNTEIESLLHYYDHQIFFTENKGQWDSNELYRAEFPLGQALATKEGMLLATFNAEDIQASYAWGLKEEEARKNLQEFNETPVKIHGHGWRMEFVNASPQMSVQAKQVHKEVFNYFMGDNAGQTNVKSYQEIWYNNVYEHVDVRYYPSAEGSLEYDIICKPGFDKNTLAIRMAGITKIKKQENGSLIFRTSVGDMEIPAPIVYQIVEGKKIMIDARYRITDDNIISFDIGSFDKNATLIIDPIAMRWATWVNSNSTGQNHGHCIWVDQSDGAIYIVARVDGSTNFITVGAFDVTSNGHVDLVIGKYLEPDAVGGVGSRVWQTYVGGNLDDNPYAMEQGPDGELYIAGYTGSSNYPLSGGLAFSGSGIDNRAQATDNIFITKINTSGNSIKSAVIGGNGSDGAFDLRTTADGNIVVCGNTRSTNLNTLFPGVGATNINYGGIDAIIFKINTDLDVVDWINNYGGSGLDQATIMLVNQDNADIFVAGYTNSSAFPTLIARQSSKVGGTDGYIQKFNSDGTMIWSSYFNSALSKITKILCMEFNGDGSELIFGGITNGLHASNISASGVYDNSYNGGTNDLFIVNMDTSQTFNYATYIGGSGNEVNMMGMNVDDNNDVFVFGYTDSNSPSLTATFGALQTTNFGINDKIFLKLSADLSALIYLTYYGGSGNDYDPIGQRGIKTSNCRIYTIITAQSKDIPLTEGALNTNKISSTSIYEPGLVVWANPPDLINNEIFSDQILCPGQTPEEFTGSEPDYVLPVIIRDGTTSVYPDIGTAEVYQWQYSLDSITWIDVPGGIYQNLDPILIGPIDTFTYFRRIIGGDACISIDADHVTITVSVLNVDGTITDPLCYDAAEGSITLIPAGSSSYSYVWSTGDDAISIDGLIAGDYFAVVTDALGCSDTFFATITDPAQILISETHENVNISCGVNGSIDLTVTGGSPAYTFLWEDGSTDEDREELSEGIYSVIVTDVFDCTDTLEIEIGFDTTLACLIDGDLQFCNGGFTTLTAPDGFDYLWSTGEISQTIEVYAAGFYSLTITNNLGCTAFCDVYVVELSATSIDQDGFICEGEIYILPDGSTTSITGDYSTTLVAANGCDSIIITHLFINPTYVITNNIEICEYESYTMPDGSIENSTGTYIFNYTTMFGCDSNITINLNVDLSLSDTVEVNICEGDIYTLPDGVTVNASGTYISIPTVIVGCDSIIVTLLTVNTIYEENISAEICEGDSYTLPDGSSATTSGIYISNLFSINGCDSIITTDLIVHPIYDENISAEICDGETYILPGGSSVSTTGIYISNLISINGCDSIITTDLIVNPIYNENISAEICDGEEYILPDGSSATTTGIYITNLISINGCDSIITTDLIVHSIYLTTVDAEICDGETYILPDGSAVATTGIYISNLFSINGCDSIITTDLIVHPIYSTTVDAEICDGATYILPDGSTVATTGIYITNLFSINGCDSIITTDLIVHPVYNENVDAEICDGETYILPDGSTVSTSGIYISNLFSINGCDS